In Phycisphaeraceae bacterium, one genomic interval encodes:
- the rpsL gene encoding 30S ribosomal protein S12 — MPTINQLIRNPRRLPAIKSKVRDLAACPQKRGVCLTVKTVTPKKPNSALRKVARVRLSNGKEITAYIGGEGHNLQEHSIVLVRGGRVRDLPGVRYHVVRGALDCLGVEKRKQGRSKYGAKKGK, encoded by the coding sequence ATGCCGACGATCAACCAACTGATCCGCAATCCACGCCGCCTTCCCGCGATCAAGTCGAAGGTGCGCGATCTCGCCGCCTGCCCGCAGAAGCGAGGCGTCTGCCTGACGGTCAAGACCGTCACCCCCAAGAAGCCCAACTCGGCTCTTCGAAAGGTCGCCCGCGTCCGGCTCTCCAACGGCAAGGAGATCACCGCGTACATCGGCGGTGAAGGCCACAACCTCCAGGAGCACTCCATCGTCCTGGTTCGTGGCGGCCGCGTCCGCGACCTCCCCGGTGTGCGCTACCACGTCGTCCGCGGCGCCCTCGACTGCCTCGGTGTTGAGAAGCGCAAGCAGGGCCGCTCCAAGTACGGCGCCAAGAAGGGCAAGTAA
- the rpsG gene encoding 30S ribosomal protein S7 yields MAGRITKSDAQLRPDPRFGDMVVAKFVNCIMNDGKKATAQRVVYDAMSMIDDRLKKENNPDAPKNSLELFIRAIENVKPFVEVRSKRVGGANYQVPIQVTKRRQQSLAFRWIIDAARGEKGRPMAAKLCDELYSAARGEGKAMNTRDQTHRMAEANRAFAHFAH; encoded by the coding sequence ATGGCAGGCCGCATCACCAAGTCCGATGCTCAACTCCGCCCCGATCCTCGCTTCGGCGACATGGTCGTTGCCAAGTTTGTCAACTGCATCATGAACGACGGCAAGAAGGCAACCGCCCAGCGCGTTGTCTACGACGCCATGAGCATGATCGACGATCGCCTGAAGAAGGAAAACAACCCCGATGCGCCGAAGAACTCCCTGGAGCTCTTCATCCGCGCCATCGAGAACGTCAAGCCCTTCGTCGAGGTACGCTCCAAGCGAGTCGGCGGGGCCAACTACCAGGTGCCCATCCAGGTCACCAAGCGTCGCCAGCAGTCCCTTGCGTTCCGCTGGATCATCGATGCCGCCCGCGGCGAGAAGGGCCGCCCCATGGCCGCCAAGCTCTGCGACGAGCTGTACTCTGCAGCCCGCGGCGAAGGCAAGGCCATGAACACCCGCGACCAGACCCACCGCATGGCCGAGGCCAACCGCGCCTTCGCTCACTTCGCCCACTGA
- the argC gene encoding N-acetyl-gamma-glutamyl-phosphate reductase, whose product MPNPAATSSPQPTAAPIPVAILGPTGYTGLELIEILSRHPAIRVSYLASARTPAPRIDAEFPRLTSRVAAGVAECHAIDHDAIAAACRLAFLCLPHEAAMEHAPALLARGVKVVDLSAAYRIKDSTVYERAYGHRHTDPAGLEHAVYGLTEFARGAVRRAMLVANPGCYPTAAAIALIPLLQAGLIKPDSIVINAASGVTGAGRAPRANLHYPEVTENYSAYGIGAHRHQPEIAQSLAVWGGTTVPGREPLFMPHLLPVARGILETICAEPASTSVDTAAVQSALRSAYADEAFVVVREEAPTLQDVHRTNMVHVNGRVASGRVVVVAAEDNLVKGASGQAVQNANLMLGLEETTGLM is encoded by the coding sequence ATGCCGAACCCCGCCGCGACGTCATCCCCCCAGCCAACGGCCGCTCCGATTCCGGTCGCGATCCTCGGCCCGACCGGGTACACCGGGCTTGAGTTGATCGAGATCCTCTCGCGACACCCTGCGATTCGGGTGTCGTACCTTGCCTCGGCTCGTACACCGGCGCCCCGGATCGACGCGGAGTTCCCAAGGCTGACCTCCCGTGTGGCGGCGGGCGTGGCGGAATGCCATGCGATCGACCACGATGCGATCGCGGCGGCGTGCAGGCTGGCGTTTCTCTGCCTGCCGCACGAGGCCGCCATGGAGCACGCCCCGGCCCTGCTCGCCCGGGGTGTGAAGGTGGTCGATCTGTCGGCGGCGTACCGGATCAAGGATTCGACTGTCTACGAGCGGGCCTATGGCCATCGTCATACCGACCCGGCGGGGCTGGAGCACGCGGTGTACGGCTTGACCGAGTTCGCCCGCGGCGCGGTTCGAAGGGCGATGCTGGTGGCGAATCCGGGGTGTTACCCGACCGCCGCGGCGATCGCGTTGATCCCGCTGCTGCAGGCGGGGCTCATCAAGCCGGATTCCATCGTGATCAACGCGGCGAGCGGCGTGACCGGGGCCGGCCGTGCGCCGCGTGCGAATCTGCACTACCCGGAGGTGACCGAGAACTACTCGGCGTACGGAATCGGGGCGCACCGGCACCAGCCGGAAATTGCCCAGTCGCTGGCCGTCTGGGGTGGGACGACCGTGCCTGGGCGCGAGCCCCTATTCATGCCTCACCTGCTCCCGGTCGCTCGGGGGATCCTTGAAACGATCTGTGCGGAACCCGCTTCGACGTCCGTGGACACCGCTGCTGTTCAATCCGCCTTGCGCAGCGCCTACGCGGACGAGGCGTTCGTGGTCGTCCGCGAGGAAGCGCCGACGCTGCAGGATGTGCACCGCACCAACATGGTCCACGTCAACGGGCGTGTGGCCAGCGGGCGGGTGGTGGTGGTGGCGGCCGAGGACAACCTGGTCAAGGGCGCGAGCGGGCAGGCGGTACAGAATGCCAACCTGATGCTCGGGCTGGAGGAAACCACCGGGTTGATGTAG
- a CDS encoding serine/threonine-protein phosphatase, which yields MSRGESKSVFTSEFGGQFEAERAKWLRRRFLWYTGVVAVWGVITVFATSLYLWFGRPLAPTAHELIVMGLSLVTSALYVAGFLQVYGGRANAREVLSIAYWLIVLAGFLSLITVILTVEFKVGSLSSRSATAGEHWDRGAAWVFVRDGLKGIFVSHVFACFFLPWTPRECYRPLVPLLIAYAIVAGVYFRHSLGIAALVIGTAPLVGVPGAGICWWRHSWFRERFMVRMLRGQYWEMRRELTDARRIHESLFPKPITTGPVRLHYKYEPMLQIGGDYLYARFSPARVLGGVVEPAAFNLVLLDVTGHGIAAALTVNRLYGELERLFGEDPNAPPGEVLRALNRYVHLTLATHSVYATALCIRVDQSRGVLEYASGGHPPAFLRAVDGTIEELSSTAFVLGAATDDDYDPAPVEHRFVIGDTLLAYTDGAIEARNEAGRALGVAGLQGIIAAASKRGVRTGQWIDEILGVVEGHREGPPSDDTIIVEVSRAVPTPEDARRKTDSRDRLAAHPAGVPGGRAG from the coding sequence GTGAGCCGGGGCGAATCCAAGTCGGTGTTCACCAGCGAGTTCGGCGGCCAGTTCGAGGCCGAACGGGCGAAGTGGCTGCGGCGCCGGTTCCTGTGGTACACGGGCGTGGTCGCGGTGTGGGGCGTGATCACGGTCTTTGCGACCAGCCTGTACCTCTGGTTCGGCCGGCCGCTGGCACCGACGGCGCACGAGTTGATCGTCATGGGGCTGAGCCTGGTGACGAGCGCGCTGTATGTTGCGGGGTTCCTGCAGGTGTACGGCGGCAGGGCCAACGCCCGCGAGGTGCTCTCGATCGCCTACTGGCTCATCGTTCTTGCCGGCTTTCTCAGCCTGATCACCGTCATTCTGACCGTGGAGTTCAAGGTCGGATCGCTCTCGTCACGATCGGCGACGGCGGGCGAGCACTGGGATCGCGGGGCCGCGTGGGTGTTCGTCCGTGACGGCCTGAAGGGGATCTTCGTCTCGCATGTGTTCGCGTGCTTTTTTCTTCCGTGGACGCCCCGCGAGTGCTACCGACCCCTGGTACCCCTGCTGATCGCCTACGCCATCGTGGCAGGGGTTTACTTCCGTCACAGCCTCGGCATCGCGGCGCTGGTCATCGGCACCGCGCCGCTGGTCGGAGTCCCGGGCGCGGGGATCTGCTGGTGGCGGCACAGCTGGTTCCGCGAGCGGTTCATGGTGCGGATGCTCCGCGGCCAGTACTGGGAGATGCGGCGAGAGTTGACCGATGCACGGCGGATCCACGAGTCGTTGTTTCCAAAGCCCATCACCACCGGGCCCGTCCGGCTGCACTACAAATACGAGCCGATGCTGCAGATCGGCGGTGACTACCTCTATGCCCGGTTCTCGCCCGCCCGGGTCTTGGGCGGCGTGGTTGAGCCAGCGGCGTTCAACCTTGTCCTGCTGGATGTGACAGGCCACGGCATCGCCGCGGCACTGACGGTCAATCGGCTCTACGGCGAACTGGAGCGGCTCTTCGGGGAGGATCCGAATGCTCCGCCCGGCGAGGTCCTGCGGGCCCTCAACCGCTATGTCCATCTCACGCTGGCGACCCATTCGGTCTATGCCACGGCCCTGTGCATCCGCGTCGACCAGTCGCGCGGCGTGCTCGAGTATGCCAGCGGCGGGCACCCACCGGCGTTCCTGCGTGCGGTCGACGGCACGATCGAAGAGCTGTCGTCGACCGCGTTCGTGCTGGGAGCGGCGACCGATGACGACTACGACCCGGCGCCGGTCGAGCATCGGTTCGTGATCGGCGACACCCTGCTCGCCTACACGGATGGGGCCATTGAAGCACGGAACGAAGCCGGCCGGGCGCTGGGGGTTGCTGGGCTGCAGGGCATCATCGCCGCGGCTTCCAAGCGTGGAGTTCGCACCGGCCAGTGGATCGACGAGATCCTCGGCGTTGTCGAGGGCCACCGCGAGGGGCCGCCGAGCGACGACACGATCATCGTTGAGGTCTCCAGGGCCGTTCCGACGCCCGAGGATGCCCGCCGCAAGACCGATTCCCGCGACCGGCTCGCGGCCCATCCCGCCGGGGTGCCGGGCGGCCGCGCGGGTTGA
- a CDS encoding cob(I)yrinic acid a,c-diamide adenosyltransferase: protein MVKLTRIYTRTGDDGTTGLGDGSRRSKTDIRIETYGTVDEANSSIGAAIALCATTGLTGHATDIPGMLTTIQHDMFDLGADLCTPVRPDEQPGSHLRIIPTQTRRLEQLIDLHNERLGPLTSFVLPGGTPLAAALHVARTVVRRAERLAVHLSQAEAGLVNPETVKYLNRLSDLLFVLGRVANGDGAADVLWQPGATRRREGEDGPHV from the coding sequence ATGGTCAAGCTCACCCGCATCTACACGCGGACCGGCGACGACGGCACGACGGGGCTGGGAGATGGGTCGCGCCGGAGCAAGACAGACATCCGGATCGAGACCTACGGCACGGTGGACGAGGCCAACTCGTCCATTGGTGCCGCCATCGCCCTATGCGCCACGACCGGCCTGACCGGTCATGCGACCGACATCCCCGGGATGCTGACCACGATCCAGCACGACATGTTCGACCTGGGAGCGGATCTGTGCACCCCGGTGCGGCCCGATGAACAGCCCGGGTCGCACCTGCGGATCATCCCCACACAGACCCGGCGGCTTGAGCAGCTGATCGACCTCCACAATGAGCGGCTTGGGCCGCTTACGAGTTTCGTTCTTCCCGGGGGTACGCCGCTTGCGGCGGCGTTGCACGTCGCGCGGACCGTGGTCCGCCGGGCCGAGCGGCTGGCTGTTCACCTTTCCCAGGCCGAAGCCGGGTTGGTCAACCCGGAGACGGTGAAGTACCTCAACCGGCTGAGCGATCTCCTGTTCGTCCTTGGCCGGGTCGCGAACGGGGATGGGGCGGCCGACGTGCTCTGGCAGCCGGGGGCAACCCGCCGGCGCGAGGGAGAGGACGGGCCGCACGTGTGA